The Merismopedia glauca CCAP 1448/3 DNA segment GAAGTTGAATCTCAAAATACTGGCTACAGATTCGGTCAAGAAGGAGAAACTTACAATATTGTCGCGGCTCACGGCTATTTTGGCAGATTGATCTTCCAATATGCATCATTTAACAACAGTCGCGCTTTGCACTTCTTCTTAGCTGCTTGGCCCGTAGTTGGCATCTGGTGTGCCACTTTAGCTGTAGCTTGTTTTGCCTTTAACCTCAATGGTTTCAACTTCAACCAGTCTCTAGTAGATGCTCAAGGTCGTCCCATCAATACTTGGGCTGACATTATCAACCGCGCTAACTTGGGGATTGAAACCATGCACGAACGCAACGTTCACAACTTCCCCTTAGATTTAGCAGCTAGTGATATTCAACCCATAGCTTTAACTGCTCCCGCAATTCGCGGCTAATTATCCAAAGTTAGCTTCAAAAAATTACCCAACCCAATAGGTACATTGGGTTGTTTTTGTCTTGCTTGCTATGAAGAATGGGCGATCGCACCAGTTGTCAAGAAGCAATGGGACACTCAACTGAGGATAAAAAAGTAGGTTGGCTGCGCCAAAATCTTTACCGTATGACAGTTATAGAGAAATAATATTTTAGTCTAATCAACTGATACAGTAAAGACACTTGCAGCAAATCTAATTATCTTTGAGAATCACTGTAGGTTTTCGCTTGGGAGCGTGCTTGAGTAGCAGAGGAAAACGATTTCTGCGCTAAAGAACCCACCAGCATAGCCGCTAAAAATAATACTGGGTTCCAAATTCCCAATACTAAAGCTGCAATCCCAGGACCTGGACAGTACCCAGAAATACCCCAACCGATGCCGAAAATAGCCGCGCCTATCACCAAAGGCAAGTCGATATCTTGGGTTTTAGGTAGGTAAAACTTGTCTGAGAATAAGGGATGCGGTAGTTTGAGGACGAACCTGAAAGCAATTATAGTTACTCCCACAGCACCGCCTAGAACGAATAATAGGGTAGGGTCCCAGACTCCTTTTACATCTAAAAAACCGAGGACGCGATTGCGATCAATCATCTGAGATATTCCCAAGCCCAAACCGAATAATATTCCCGAAACTAGAGCAATTAAATATTGTTTCACGAGCTTTCAATCCTTATCTATAAATCTTTAATCGTTGATTGCCGTTACTCATCCCAAATCTAAAATCTAAAATCCCAAATCGAATGGCGGACGATAAAGACGGTCAAAATGGCTGTAATTAAGAAGGTAATAACGGCAACAAGAGATCGCGCAGACAAGCGCCCCAAACCGCACACCCCATGACCGCTAGTACAGCCATTGCCCATGCGAGTTCCCCAACCCACGAGCAAACCGCCTAAAATCATGGCTGCGGGGGCAAAAGCGGAACGAGGGGTAGCTTCTGCTGCTAGTCCGTACTCGTATACAGCCGCTCCCAGAAGTATGCCGACGATAAACATCCAGCGCCAAATCTCTTCGCGGCTCAAGGAAATTGCCCCATTTACCATCCCGCTAATGCCTGCAATCCGCCCGTTGAATAGCAACAAAACGGTCGCTGCAATGCCGATTAAGCCACCACCGAGTAAGGCTGTTTGCCAGTTAAATTCTGCCATTACTGCTCCATATACCTAACTCAAAAACAGTACTACTGTGTGACAATATAATGAATTATAATAGATAAATCGCACTCGCTTTTTTAGTAGGCGTTATTGAAATTTTGATGGGGGTATTGCGCTTGGGGTTTCTGGTTAATTTCCTCAGCCGTTCGGTTATATCTGGTTTTGTCAGTGGGGCGGCGACTATTATTGCTTTCAGCCAGTTTAAGCACATATTTGGCGTAAAGATAGGAACTTTATTCGTTTGGGGGTTTGGATTAGACTGATTTGGCATCAAAGTTGTGGGTGATATTCCTAGCGGTTTGCCTTCTCTAACTCTGCCTTTATTAGATATAGCAACTTGGCGATCGCTTGTTGGCTAACTGTAGAAAGCTAAGAAAATACAGGAGAATCCTACTATGCTATTTCGCCAGCTATTCGATGAAGATACCTGGACTTACACTTATCTAATTGCCGATACGGACGGGAAAGAAGCCATTCTCGTCGATCCGGTTGCCGAACAGGTAGAACGAGATCTCCGTATTTTGGAGGAATTGGGACTCAAGTTGCGCTATTGTCTGGAAACTCACATTCATGCTGACCATATTACTTTAACTCAATAATTTAGCTATCGACTGGCAAATATCTAGCGCAAGCTTGCTCTTCCCAGGGAATAGGGGTGCAGCTAATAGGTTCCTCAGTCTTTGGATTAAAACCAATAATTAATCTACCTGGGTAAAGATGGGAAACAAAAAGCCGAGAGCGATCAATTTCACCGCGTATGTACTGAGTTCTGTCCCAGTTATAAATCTCGATGCGATCGCAATTAGCTACTTTATCCATTGCACAATCCTCGTGTCTTCTACATCATAGACAACTAAATGAATTTGGTACTCAATGACCCCTTCTTGAATGAATCTCAGGCGAAAGTAGTTAGACCCTTTTTTCCTGGTGCCGATCGATGAGAAGTATAGCAGAGGCGATCGCCAAAACTATCTAAATTAATCCCGCAATCAAATTGATACTGGTGGCTAAAATCACTGTATTGAAGAAGAATGAGACAATGCCATGCAAAAGTGCTAAACGGCGCATACTTCGGGAATTAATTTCCACATCAGATACTTGACTTGTCATCCCCACCACAAAGGAAAAATACATAAAATCCCAATAATCTGGCAAGTCATCGCTAGGAAAATCTAGGGCTTTCTTATTTTTGGGAGAGCTATTATTTAAGGCTTCTTGATAGTAA contains these protein-coding regions:
- a CDS encoding YeeE/YedE family protein → MAEFNWQTALLGGGLIGIAATVLLLFNGRIAGISGMVNGAISLSREEIWRWMFIVGILLGAAVYEYGLAAEATPRSAFAPAAMILGGLLVGWGTRMGNGCTSGHGVCGLGRLSARSLVAVITFLITAILTVFIVRHSIWDFRF
- a CDS encoding MBL fold metallo-hydrolase, coding for MLFRQLFDEDTWTYTYLIADTDGKEAILVDPVAEQVERDLRILEELGLKLRYCLETHIHADHITLTQ
- a CDS encoding YeeE/YedE family protein, with product MKQYLIALVSGILFGLGLGISQMIDRNRVLGFLDVKGVWDPTLLFVLGGAVGVTIIAFRFVLKLPHPLFSDKFYLPKTQDIDLPLVIGAAIFGIGWGISGYCPGPGIAALVLGIWNPVLFLAAMLVGSLAQKSFSSATQARSQAKTYSDSQR
- a CDS encoding SulP family inorganic anion transporter; translation: MALAFLVGVIEILMGVLRLGFLVNFLSRSVISGFVSGAATIIAFSQFKHIFGVKIGTLFVWGFGLD